atgatgatgatgatgatgatgatgatgatgatgatgatgatgatgatgatgatgatgatgattatgattatgattatgattattattattattattattattattattattattattatcattattattattattattattattattcttcttcttcttcttcttcttcttcttcttcttcttcttcttcttcttcaaatataggttctctttacgggattcgatacgttacatatgtatgttaAGTACATGTCTAAATAGAaagttgtaatgtaggcttttatgataaggaaaataataattgtgatgaaaattggaagagagTGGTGGAAGAATGAAGTTAGTTCATTTATTATGTTCAAGTTAATTACATCAATATGTCTTTGATTTATTTTGATTATTTCGGATTCATATGTTTCTGGCAAAATATTTGCGGTACGCTTTCGTTATAATTATTTGCTATATACATTTTGTAAACTTCAATAATTTGTTTATTTttttcaatgatttggtatgtattttCCATAATAGTATGTTTAATCTTCAATTATTTAATAAATCTGTGATGTCACGGGTCGTTTAACTAGTAAAATttgtataaataagtgttattgatTTTTAATGAAAAATGAAAACACATACTCCGTAAAAAAAAACACTCGCAAAAGAATCTCTAATCTTTCAAATCTAACTATACTTATATTCTCTATTGCTAATCGCCTATAATAGATCACTCTCAAACTTTCGGTTTCAGTTCCACTTCAGTTAAAAGCAATGTACGTAATCGGACGTACACAAACAACGATGTTATGGGTAGTAAAACAACTACCCAACAACCGAATATTTGGATTCATTACGAGTTGTGTATTATACTCCGTCCCTTATCTATTGTCAATCTTTCCTTTTatagatgtcccaaattaattgtccacttctataaatggaaaagaataatgtgataaatTTCTTTTGTGCCCAGACTGTATACATGTAAATAAAAAAGATGGGTAAAAAGTAAGAGATAAAACTGGAAAGTTAACAGAAAAATACATGTGTCAGGTACTTTTTCTTAAACCGAGTATTTTTTGTCTAACAATATTGACGGAGAAAGTAAATGATTACACAGAAAACACATGTTGCAATTAATGCTGAAAGTTTCTTTACCATATGTTTTGATTCAACATTACTGAACCAAAAAAATCAGTTTTAGATAGTACTTTTTTTGATTACCGCTGTGTTGCTCTTGTTATAAATTTGTTCTTGCATAATTGTATTATTTAAATAAGAGTTACGATTACGCCTCTATTAATTTATATTTAGCATTTGTTTTTTTATATAGTTGTATTGTATAATTAAAAGTTAAGTTTATAATTGCAATAGAATTGTATGGTTATCAAATAAATTGTATGTCTTATACCCACGTCGAATTCGGGAACAAATCGGCAAGGCCGAACCGGTCATAtctgaaaaaaaagaaaaaaaaaaaaaagctcaaTAAGGCCGATAAATACCTATTCCGATTAAACGAAAAAATAATCCCAAATAACCGAACCCGGTTCTTAACCGGCTAATATGCATGTCTACATAAAGTGTTTGTAGTAGTTTTCTTAAACGCTTTTTCAAGGCTCCATCAAGATAAATAACTCGATATTCGAGGGTAGAGTTTTTGATGGTTAGAAACTCGACATGTTGTCTTAAAGCCAAAACTACTTGTTCACAGTGTCGGATCTAAGATTGCTATTCACTGATGTCGCTGGttgaaaatttaaatttttttctaCTAAATGGATATCCAGTGGCGGATCCAAATTTTTGTTTGTACGAGGGCGAGAAAAAAATTACTAAAAGATTTGGACTGCAAAAATTACATTGGGACGTTAACATAATAGTAAAATTTGTAGTCAATAAGAATAATAAACAATGgagtatatctatctatctatagttaatattaaatctctaaaataatgatgtcataaataaacaatttctaagcataaatataattcaaaataaaaaagaaaattttTAAGACATCTTTGATGatgttattattttatattaaatttaattaaaaaaaataatatgaaatcttttataaaaggaaatactataACACCAACACATttacaaattttaaagcatattgtacaatcTTTATATAATACTTGTattttaatttttgtaaaaaaatttcaaaaaacatttattattactaataattattattaaaattataaatactcaactttgagcaaactttattattacggagtactatttatttttattataataattataattataattattatattattaatattcaaatatgaattctctttacgatattaattacgttacatatgtatgcgaaaatacatgtctctatatatttgtagaaacaacgacaagtttcttagtcgaacgggtcattaaaataaatgactttagaatTTACATTCAGTTAATACATAAAACAAGTCATTAAattgttttgtttaaacaaacccgtgattcggGTCATTTCAGGATTTTTCTAACGAAAAAATTAAAGGATGTCATTTAAAAGTTGTTCAGCCTTTCCCCATCATATAACAAACAAAAGCATTGTTTGACTGATAGGTTGAAATGAATAAGGGCCTTTGTTCGGTTCGTCTCCAAAATTTTAAGAAACCTATGTGATATCAAACTATCATAACATGAAAAACAACACTTCTATAGAATCATTCTTCTAGCTCCAAGCCAAATTTTTTCAAGTTAAATTCAGCTTATGAATTAGCTGAGATGCCATTTGATTTTGTTAGTCAAGTGATCAAAAATTAACTTCAaggtcaacataaatttgaacttaAAGAAAGAATTAACTCCTTTCTTAAGAAATGGTATTGTCCATAAAAAAGAATATTCACTATTTCACCATCTAGAATCAACAATGGTCTTGATAGTGGGAAAATAAAattaagttcaaaaaataatggtaAAGCCATGAAAGTGGATTCGAACTTCTCTGTTTAAGTAATTTACTCAATGTCAATGTGGACAATCTCGTCGACATCAATACGGTTAATTACGTAAGGGGTTTAAGCTACTCAATagacatatatttttttttgttccaatATAGGCCATATACCCAAGAAAATACTACTGTAGACTgtatactttaaaaaaaatgtgTTAATTCACCTTCTTCTGCTTCGAACATAAAATTGAAATTCAAACCAAGATATTATTTCACAAAAAATGAACACCTGACAATCACCAAGTTAGTAATGTATTTCTTCCTCAAATATAaaatatcaaataaataaataCCTTACAATGTCATACCCTAAAACAGCTGCTGAACCATCTTTCGGCTGATGCAGTCCTTCCCTATTTACTTGTTGCTGCTCACATAATCATTTAAATTATTGAAATCTTGCATTTAGAACTCGATCAATCTCTTCTTCGCGTCCCACCTTCTCAAAAACCTCCAACACATACTCCTTAAGCACAGGCCCTACGCCAACACCATACCTAATCATTTGTTCTACCAAATTCAAACACGTATCGTAATCAGAAGCTCCACAAAGAGCCCTAATCACAATATCGTAAGTAGTAGCATCCGGCTTCGGATCTTTTTCAGCCATTTTAGTCAAAATCGGTTCACACTCAACAATCTTACCATTCTCAATTAATTCAGAAAACCATTTGTTCGCATAAGTAGGAATAACTCTCAATCCAGCTTCAACCATCTTAGTATACTTCTCCAAAGCCTCGTCAACTCTCCCCGCCTTAAAATAAGCATCAATCAACATCCTATAAGTGGTAACATTGGGCGATAACGACTTACCACACAATTCCACATACATCTTCTCAGCATCATCTACCATATCATTCTCACAATActtaatgatcatattattaaaaCCCGCTGTATCCATAGCGAAAGGCTTCGACTTTGGAGCAGTACCCGCCATCTTAAACACACTATAAGCCTCTGCCGCTTTCCCCTCTTTAAAGAATTCGTTCACCATTAGATTAAACGTGTCAGAATTCACCGCTTGTACAAAAGGCGGTGTATGCCTATTCAACATACTATCAAACAAAGCCCCGGCTTCAGCTTTTTTACCCCATTTAAGCAAGACCTCCAAAAGCACATTACAAGTAGCCGGAACCATGTTATACTCCTTATCTAACAAGGACTTGTAACACACAATAGCTTCTTTCGGCCTACCTTTACTAAAGAACCACTCCATAAAAGTAGCATTAACAATACCATCATAAACCGAACACCTACTTTTAAGCTCATCGAAAAACTCATTCGCTTTGTCTAAATTATCCAATTTAAGAAATCctgatataatattattaaaaacatgTGAATCAGCTCCATGACCATCGCTAACCATTTTCCATAACCAAGTAACGGCTTCATCGATCCGTTCAGCATCAATTAAACCTTTCGTTAAATGACGAAAAGTAACTGCTGAAGGACTAAAAGGTGCATTCTCCTTGATATGTTGATAAACCTCTAATGCTTTATCCACCTCACCATTTTCACAATGAGATACAATTAGAAAATTATAAGACACAACATTAGGAACAATACTACACTGCTTAAAAAAATACGAAAACAGAGCAATTGCGTCTGTGTACCGCTTAGAGCGGTACATGGACGCAATAATCGCGTTACAGGTGAAAACAGTAGGGCGTGTGTTGGAGAAAAGCGATTGTCGAACAACGGCGAGGGCGTTATCGAGATCACCGGCGCGTATTAGAGATTGCACGCGGTTGTGGATTTCAAGCCGTGGTCCGACGAGTTTGGAAGTGCTGTCTGGTTGGTTAGGATCGCGTTTAGGGGGAGGGGAGTTAGGGTCACGTTGGAGAGCGTGAAGCGGCGGTTCGATACGGAGACGGCGTTTGCGACGGCGGCGTTCAGCGGCGGCTTCTTCGGCGGAAGAAAAAGCGGAGGAACGGACGGGGATCGGGATGGTAGGGTTTGGTTGTTGAGAATGCAGAGATTGGGATTCGAGGTTGATGGCGGCGGagattgtggtggtggtggtggtggtaggggTAGGGTTTGTTTGTTGAGAATGCAGAGATAGGGATTGGAGACTGATGGCGGCGGAGGTTGTGGTGGTGGTAGGTGTACAGCGGTGGAGTGATCGGAGGATTAAGCGAGATGGCGTCATGGCGATGGTGGTACGGTCGGAAATGCAAGAACCCTGGTTCTTAAACCCCTTGTGTAGAATTGGATACAGTTCTTGTatgtaaactattattattattattattattattattattattattattattattattattattattattattattattattattattattattattatttattattattattattatattattaattattatattttatttattattatttattatatttaaagaaaaAAATAATTACGGAGTAATGGATagataaatgtaaaaaaaaaaaaatatattaattcgACTTTTTTGATTCAAAAAATATAAAATCCGACTCTGCTGGGGATCGAACCCAGAATCTCTGGTTTCGTAGACCAGCGCCTTATCCATTGGGCCACAGAGTCAACTTCATTGATAGCTTGTATGTTTCTATATTTATTATCGTAAAAGTTAAAAGAACATTCTTTTTCAGACACAGTTACATTTGCATCGTTACTTGTGGATCTTGACAAAATTGGAATACACCGGAATAAAAACATTAGATAAAAGTTATGATCTTATTGCGTAGGCGaaatatatcaatatcaattagcataataataatagcTAAATGTTAGTTCACATTGTTCGTTTAAGATAATTATCAAACAGGTTATTCTCATTCCAAAACAAAAGCTTTAAATCATTCATATTATAAATTATTCAACGCGTAATAATTCAGTTTATCAAACGCACCTTAAGTCGGTCCAATTAAAGCTCACGTACTAGAGCACGCGTGTTGGAAATTGGAACAAATGCAACTATCTAAGCATAAAAGAATGTGGACATTTGCTATATCACATTTCCGGATTCAAAAATATTACAATCTAACCTCAACGTGTATGTTTTGGTGATGACATTTCATAAGGGAGATCGGGGGTTCGATCACTATGAACTGCAAAATATTTCTTTTGAAATTAATTGCTTATTTCATGGCCTCAGAGGTTGTGGACGTCTTGCATTCGAGCATTAACCGAGAGGGTTTTACCACACCCGATGCCCGTATGGATTCGTCCTGTGAGTTTCCTCCTGAGGGGCGGTAGGACTATAATCTACGTCTCAGGAAATGATCGAATATGTGGGTTCCTCCATCGCGTTCGGACCCCGTCAGTGACTTCTAGCCGTCATTCAAAAAAGTGTTACAATCTGAGTACATCAAAGCTAAACAAATATTTCCATGTGTTCAGGTGTAGCTAAGTGAAATCGTCATCTTGAAGCGAGTTTAATAATACTTTCGGACGAAATGTCGTTCGGATCTGTCGTCCGTAAAATGTTGCAACTCTTGACCAGAATATTGGTGCATAATCCCAAGTTCTATCATGTAATATGTTCTATTCGTATTGTGTTTACTATTTCAGTCGTGTAAGGATATCGTCATTAATACATTGTGGTTAATTTTGATTAATGTGATGACGTAAAATGGTTCGAGctgtttggttggcagctcagaccatcgaccgatggtagagaccatcggtcgagggacttacACCGTCGGCCgtaggtcagagaccaccggccgatggtcgctgTAACTATATATAAATACGGGTGTTTGGTTACATTGTGAGGTTACACACCCTACACCCTCTAGCCGTCGTTATTCGCTGTTACTATTGTCCCAGACCATACCCTAACCGAATACAATCATCTAGGCGTCGATTATATCaatatttcatttgttagattgatCCCAAAGTGAAACTCGTATTCGATTCATCCTAGTTTATTGTTTTCCGCCCTTAATCTAGGTATAGCGTTTGATCTAAGGTCCTagatcgtctacaaagtggtaCCAGAGCTTTTGGCTTGTTGATCTAAACGTTTTTAAGTCGAATTCATCGTTTGAGTTTTAGGGTTTTTGGTCAAAACGGGTTTTTGATTAAAAGTTGATATTTTTACGTTTAAATCTTGTGTTTTTGTGTTTATTTTTGTTACTGGGTGAGTTTCTTAGGTTTCTAAAGGTTTGGTTTGTGTTTAGAACGTCAAAATCGATCAAAATTGAAGTTTTTAGCGAAAACCCTAGTTTTTCCTGCCCAGTattcgtaagaactaccctcggccgatcgtcTTTGACCATCGTCCGTTTGTCCCGACCCTCGACCGTTCGTCAGACACAATCGACCGATCATCTAATATTGAACCGGAGGACAGTTTGTCATATCATAGAACCGTTTGTCTTTACCATCGGCCATTCGTCTCttgaccatcgaccgatcgtcCACTACCATCGACCGATAGTAGCTTCCATTGACCGAAGGTCTCAATTCTAAGATTCAGTTCCAAAGTTAACACCATCGGGCGTTAGTCATAGACCTCCGACCGATTGTCATAGACCTCCGAACGATTGTCTTGTCCGTCGGCCGATCCTCTTTTGAGACAGAATGTTATAACTACATTTAATTTAATACTCAATCAGTTAAAATGTCTGACACAAACGAACAAGTGACGAATGAATACAGTGCGTTAgtaattgcacctggactacaaaaactatTACTTAATGAAAGTGAATATGGTTCATCaaataaagtacctagacttgacaatcttaaaaacttcttggactggaaagtttggtatgttatttacttaaacggtgtcgattctagactttggaaatgtattgagaatccgtatgtatggccatgcggagcagatggtgaacccaaagaaactaCACAGTTTAGTCCTATAGagcgtgaagagtacaatcttgagtgtagatgttatgctcagctaacccaagctttgtctaaggagatttttcagcaatttaagaacAGAAACAAAACCTCGTATACTATCTGGTTGGATCTTCAATCTGCAACAGAGGGTACAGCTACTTATCGTGCGACTCAGGGTAAGGTTCtgaaggatgaatggagggtgTTTGCAGCTCTTCCATCAGAATCTCTAGGACAAACTTTGGAGAAATATCGGTTATTGGTTGCAGAGATGGtagattatgggattgaggtgcctgatgataaggcagtcagggtgttgaaagatggtcttccagaaaagtgggatcatgagatagaaaagattcagaacaggtacagtTCATCAGGTCGTACGTTGACACTGACAGCTTTTACTTCGAAGTTGATGGAGAAGAACATTCAGGATGAAGCAAAGAGAAAGTGACTTGGTTCTGTAGCTGCTGCGGCATCCACTATTGGGACATCttctggtactcatgctccactacagacaTCATACATAAcagccaatgcttcacaaatgtctgcaccatcgtctcatttcggctactttaatgctaaattacaagctcagaattctacaattaagatgattgaggcttctccgattcaacagactcagactcagactcagactcctgtgtttcaaactgagaatatcaagaagagatctatcgaatctattcaggaagatatgtgataatgctaaaaacgaacatatatttcatagcattattcctcaagaaagacaagcttttagttgcaattgttctatttacaagtaatattcgtttaaataataaaaggtgaagacaaaagacagattcgacgaattgaagacgtaaacgaccaaaaagctcaaaagaacaaaagacaatcaaaaaggttccaattattgataagaaacgtctcgaaattacagaagtacaagattcaaaacgcaaagtacaaaatataaaattgtacgcaaggacgttcgaaaatccggaaccgggaccagagtcaactcttaacgctcgacgcaacggactaaaaattacaagttaactatgtatataaatataatataatatataattaattatattaattatatatatattatatatatatataataaaaaccgtcggcagcaagaaactccaagggtgtgagctgtaaatacctctccgcgactcgcggagttttaagggcattttgctgcgagtcgcggagccccaaaaatcaagtctggctataaaaccaaccgaattctgatcaaattatatcatctttttttcttcctcttcatacgtaaatataattatatttataatttatattttaattttaattataattctaataataagggtatgttagcgaatgttgtaagggtgtaagtcgaaattctgtccgtgtaacgctacgctatttttaatcattgtaagttatgttcaacctttttacattaatgtctcgtagctaagttattattatgcttatttaaaacgaagtaatcatgatgttgggctaattactaaaattgggtaattgggctttgtaccataattggggtttggacaaaagaacgacacttgtggaaactagactatgggctattaatgggctttatatttgtttaactaaatgaaagtttgttaatgttaatataaagatttacaattgggcgtccctataaattaccatataaactcgatcggacacgatgggcggggtatttatatgtacgaataatcgttcatttaaccggacacgggaatggattaatagccactagaataattaaaacaggggtgaaattacattcaagggtaattggtgtaattgttaacaaagtagtaaaaccttggtttacacgcagtcgataacctggtgtattcattaaacaaagtattaaaaccttgttacaattcgaatccccaattagttggaatatttaacttcgggtataataataatttgacaaggacacttgcaatttatatttatgactgatggactgttatggacaaaaaccagacggacatattgaataatccaggacaaaggacaattaacccatgggcataaaactaaaatcaacacgtcaaacatcatgattacggaagtttaaataagcataattcttttatttcatatttaatttcctttattttatatttaattgcacttctaattatcgcacttttatttattgttatttaatcgcacttttaattatcgtactttttaattatcgcaagtttattttatcgcatttttattcgcaatttcattatcgttatttactttacgctttaatttaagtcttgtatttattttata
The window above is part of the Rutidosis leptorrhynchoides isolate AG116_Rl617_1_P2 chromosome 1, CSIRO_AGI_Rlap_v1, whole genome shotgun sequence genome. Proteins encoded here:
- the LOC139885720 gene encoding pentatricopeptide repeat-containing protein At1g10270-like, producing MTPSRLILRSLHRCTPTTTTTSAAISLQSLSLHSQQTNPTPTTTTTTTISAAINLESQSLHSQQPNPTIPIPVRSSAFSSAEEAAAERRRRKRRLRIEPPLHALQRDPNSPPPKRDPNQPDSTSKLVGPRLEIHNRVQSLIRAGDLDNALAVVRQSLFSNTRPTVFTCNAIIASMYRSKRYTDAIALFSYFFKQCSIVPNVVSYNFLIVSHCENGEVDKALEVYQHIKENAPFSPSAVTFRHLTKGLIDAERIDEAVTWLWKMVSDGHGADSHVFNNIISGFLKLDNLDKANEFFDELKSRCSVYDGIVNATFMEWFFSKGRPKEAIVCYKSLLDKEYNMVPATCNVLLEVLLKWGKKAEAGALFDSMLNRHTPPFVQAVNSDTFNLMVNEFFKEGKAAEAYSVFKMAGTAPKSKPFAMDTAGFNNMIIKYCENDMVDDAEKMYVELCGKSLSPNVTTYRMLIDAYFKAGRVDEALEKYTKMVEAGLRVIPTYANKWFSELIENGKIVECEPILTKMAEKDPKPDATTYDIVIRALCGASDYDTCLNLVEQMIRYGVGVGPVLKEYVLEVFEKVGREEEIDRVLNARFQ